In Pseudomonas hamedanensis, a single window of DNA contains:
- the bioF gene encoding 8-amino-7-oxononanoate synthase, with protein MSFDLAARLAARRAENLYRQRPLLESPQGPEVVVDGKPLLAFCNNDYLGLANHPQVIEAWRAGAERWGVGGGASHLVIGHSSPHHALEEALADLTGRPRALLFTTGYMANLGAVTALVGQGDTVLEDRLNHASLLDAGLLSGARFNRYLHNDATSLAKRLEKATGNTLVVTDGVFSMDGNLADLPSLAREAKAKGAWLMVDDAHGFGPLGANGGGIVEHFGLSRDDVPVLVGTLGKAFGTAGAFVAGSEELIESLIQFARPYIYTTSQPPALACATLKSLELLRTEHWRREHLQTLIRQFRQGAEQIGLALMDSFTPIQPILVGDAGRALRLSQMLRARGLMVTAIRPPTVPAGSARLRVTLTAAHSEAQVQLLLEGLADCFAQLSSEPCHA; from the coding sequence ATGTCTTTCGATCTCGCCGCACGCCTTGCTGCCCGCCGCGCGGAAAATCTCTATCGCCAGCGTCCGCTGCTCGAGTCCCCTCAAGGACCCGAAGTGGTAGTCGACGGTAAGCCGTTGCTCGCCTTTTGCAACAACGACTATCTGGGCCTGGCCAATCATCCGCAGGTGATCGAAGCCTGGCGCGCTGGCGCCGAGCGTTGGGGCGTCGGCGGTGGCGCGTCGCACCTGGTGATCGGCCACAGCAGCCCCCATCATGCACTGGAAGAAGCGCTCGCCGATCTCACCGGCCGGCCCCGTGCGCTGCTGTTCACCACCGGTTACATGGCCAACCTCGGCGCGGTCACGGCGCTGGTCGGGCAGGGCGATACGGTGCTGGAAGACCGCCTCAATCACGCCTCGTTGCTTGACGCCGGTCTGTTGTCCGGGGCGCGTTTCAATCGCTATCTGCACAACGACGCGACAAGCCTGGCCAAGCGCCTGGAGAAAGCCACAGGCAACACGCTGGTGGTCACCGACGGTGTGTTCAGCATGGACGGAAACCTCGCCGACTTGCCGTCGCTGGCGCGAGAGGCCAAGGCCAAAGGCGCGTGGCTGATGGTCGACGATGCCCATGGCTTCGGCCCGTTGGGCGCCAACGGAGGTGGCATCGTCGAGCATTTCGGCTTAAGCCGGGACGATGTACCGGTGCTGGTCGGCACCCTCGGCAAAGCCTTCGGTACGGCCGGAGCGTTTGTGGCCGGCAGCGAAGAACTCATCGAAAGCCTGATCCAGTTTGCCCGCCCATACATCTACACCACCAGCCAGCCGCCCGCGCTGGCCTGTGCGACGCTGAAAAGCCTCGAACTGCTGCGCACTGAACACTGGCGTCGTGAGCACTTGCAGACACTGATCCGTCAGTTCCGCCAAGGCGCCGAGCAGATCGGGCTTGCGCTGATGGACAGCTTCACGCCGATCCAGCCGATCCTGGTCGGCGACGCGGGCCGTGCGCTGCGGTTGTCGCAAATGCTGCGCGCGCGCGGGCTGATGGTCACGGCCATTCGTCCACCGACCGTGCCCGCCGGCAGCGCACGGTTACGGGTGACCCTGACCGCCGCCCACAGCGAGGCGCAGGTGCAGCTATTGTTAGAAGGACTGGCCGATTGCTTTGCCCAACTGTCATCGGAGCCCTGCCATGCGTAA